Proteins from a genomic interval of Neisseria arctica:
- the glmM gene encoding phosphoglucosamine mutase gives MAKKYFGTDGVRGEVGQFPITPDFVLKLGYAAGQVLVQHDSEQKPTVIIGKDTRISGYMLEAALVAGFTAAGVNVIQTGPLPTPGVAYLTKALRLSAGVMISASHNVYSDNGIKFFAEGGVKLSDEIELEIEAKLDEEMKTQPSSGLGRARRINGADDRYIEFCKSTFPSQMDLRGLKLVVDTANGAGYHVAPKVFHELGAHVITIGGEPNGYNINEKVGATHPKALQAAVLQNEADYGIALDGDGDRLIMVDKNGKAYDGDSLIYVVAKARAKEGVDIGGVVGTVMTNMAMELALQEQGIPFARAKVGDRYVLEQLHKRGWLIGGEASGHILCMDKHNTGDGIISALQVLAALKTLEQDLATVCADWQPFPQTMINVRIQKGQDWQTASKDVLAEVEKELEGKGRVVLRASGTEPVVRVMVEARQTDWAKHGAERIAAAIQGTKATKK, from the coding sequence ATGGCGAAAAAATATTTTGGTACCGATGGCGTTCGCGGCGAAGTCGGCCAATTTCCGATTACCCCTGATTTTGTATTAAAGCTGGGTTATGCCGCCGGCCAAGTATTGGTGCAGCATGATAGCGAACAAAAGCCGACTGTGATTATCGGTAAAGATACCCGCATTTCAGGCTATATGTTGGAAGCGGCATTGGTGGCGGGCTTTACCGCTGCCGGTGTAAATGTGATTCAAACCGGCCCGCTGCCGACGCCGGGCGTAGCATATTTAACCAAGGCTTTACGCCTTTCTGCCGGCGTGATGATTTCCGCTTCGCATAACGTTTATTCCGATAACGGCATTAAATTTTTTGCAGAAGGCGGCGTTAAGCTGAGCGATGAGATTGAGTTGGAAATCGAAGCTAAGCTGGATGAAGAAATGAAAACCCAACCTTCTTCCGGTTTGGGTCGGGCCCGTCGTATTAATGGTGCGGATGACCGCTATATCGAATTCTGTAAATCAACCTTTCCCTCGCAAATGGACTTGCGTGGTCTGAAATTGGTAGTAGATACAGCTAACGGCGCAGGATACCATGTCGCCCCTAAAGTATTCCATGAGTTGGGTGCCCATGTCATTACCATCGGTGGAGAGCCAAATGGCTATAACATCAACGAAAAAGTAGGCGCTACCCACCCGAAAGCATTGCAGGCGGCTGTTCTGCAAAACGAAGCCGATTACGGTATTGCATTGGATGGTGACGGCGATCGTTTGATTATGGTGGATAAAAACGGGAAAGCCTACGACGGCGACAGCCTAATTTATGTAGTGGCCAAAGCCCGCGCCAAAGAAGGGGTTGATATAGGTGGCGTAGTAGGAACTGTGATGACCAATATGGCGATGGAGTTGGCCTTGCAAGAGCAGGGTATACCGTTTGCCCGTGCTAAAGTGGGTGACCGCTATGTCTTGGAGCAGCTTCATAAACGCGGATGGTTGATTGGCGGTGAAGCCAGCGGCCATATTTTGTGTATGGACAAACACAATACCGGAGACGGTATTATTTCGGCTTTGCAAGTGCTGGCCGCTCTCAAAACCCTTGAGCAGGATTTGGCAACGGTATGCGCCGATTGGCAGCCGTTTCCTCAAACCATGATTAACGTACGCATCCAAAAAGGCCAGGATTGGCAAACTGCTTCGAAAGATGTATTGGCCGAAGTAGAGAAAGAGCTTGAAGGTAAAGGACGTGTCGTGTTACGGGCGTCCGGTACAGAGCCTGTAGTGCGTGTGATGGTAGAGGCGCGCCAAACCGATTGGGCTAAGCACGGTGCGGAGCGGATTGCGGCAGCAATCCAAGGCACTAAAGCGACAAAAAAGTAA